In the Pseudolabrys taiwanensis genome, one interval contains:
- the flaF gene encoding flagellar biosynthesis regulator FlaF, which yields MHHAAKAYGQVAQQTANPREREADLLLDAAARLQAIRDGWDARRSELDAALLNNRKLWTIFMTSATSPENPLPVGVRQNVVNLGLFVLKQTIAVLANPKPENLGTLININRELAAGLLNRAA from the coding sequence ATGCATCACGCGGCGAAAGCGTACGGGCAGGTCGCCCAACAAACCGCAAACCCGCGTGAACGCGAAGCCGATCTGCTTCTCGACGCGGCTGCGCGGCTGCAGGCGATCCGTGACGGCTGGGATGCCCGCCGTTCTGAGCTCGACGCCGCGCTTCTCAATAACCGCAAGCTTTGGACGATCTTCATGACCTCGGCCACCAGCCCGGAGAATCCGTTGCCGGTGGGCGTGCGTCAAAACGTCGTCAATCTCGGCCTCTTCGTGCTCAAGCAGACGATCGCCGTCCTGGCCAATCCGAAGCCGGAAAACCTCGGCACGCTCATCAACATCAACCGCGAACTGGCGGCGGGCCTGCTGAACCGCGCCGCCTGA
- the flbT gene encoding flagellar biosynthesis repressor FlbT, protein MGLKVELKPGERFILGECLVTNGGQRTRLLIEGQSPILREKDIMTKAQADTPAKRIYLVVQLMYTSRDPAVHHPTYFSLMHDLVQAAPSAWPYIVDVSNHILANEMYKALKSAKALIAYEKELIDNASRGESVRAGRPTNRKPA, encoded by the coding sequence ATGGGTCTCAAAGTCGAGCTCAAGCCAGGCGAAAGATTTATTCTCGGCGAGTGCCTGGTCACCAATGGTGGCCAGCGCACGCGGCTTTTGATTGAAGGCCAGTCGCCGATCCTGCGCGAAAAAGACATCATGACGAAAGCGCAGGCCGATACCCCGGCCAAGCGGATCTATCTCGTCGTGCAGCTGATGTACACCTCCCGCGACCCGGCGGTGCATCACCCCACCTACTTCTCGCTCATGCACGATCTCGTTCAGGCTGCGCCGAGCGCCTGGCCCTATATCGTCGACGTGAGCAACCACATCCTCGCCAACGAAATGTACAAAGCGCTCAAGAGCGCCAAGGCGCTCATCGCGTACGAAAAGGAGCTGATTGACAATGCATCACGCGGCGAAAGCGTACGGGCAGGTCGCCCAACAAACCGCAAACCCGCGTGA
- a CDS encoding flagellin, which yields MSDIVLSAGVRSNLLQLQQTSDLITSTQTKLATGRRVNSALDNPINYFTAQSLNVRANDLNALLDTMSTGINTIQAANNGITAITKLVQSAQSLASQAQQTGDTNVRATLASQFDSIRSQIDQLAGDAGINGVNLLGGNDLTITLNESATSSVTITAVNDTTGGDLTVNPSANGWATSADITAASTELTAALTKLRSQSQALSSNLQTVQIRQDFTKAMINTLNTGADNLTLADSNEEGANLLALQTRQQLSTTALSLASQADQNVLKLFS from the coding sequence ATGAGTGACATCGTTCTTTCAGCAGGCGTTCGTTCGAACCTGCTGCAGCTACAACAAACGTCCGATTTAATTACCTCGACTCAGACCAAGCTCGCGACCGGACGCCGGGTCAATTCGGCTCTCGACAACCCGATCAACTACTTCACGGCCCAGAGCCTGAACGTGCGCGCGAACGATCTGAACGCGCTGCTCGACACCATGTCGACGGGCATCAACACCATCCAGGCCGCCAATAACGGCATCACGGCGATCACCAAGCTGGTGCAATCGGCTCAGTCGCTGGCCAGCCAGGCGCAGCAGACGGGCGACACCAACGTGCGCGCGACGCTCGCGAGCCAATTCGATTCGATCCGCTCGCAGATCGACCAGCTTGCCGGCGACGCCGGCATCAACGGCGTCAACCTGCTCGGCGGCAACGACCTGACCATCACCTTGAACGAGTCCGCGACATCGTCGGTCACGATCACGGCGGTCAATGACACCACGGGCGGCGACCTCACCGTCAACCCCTCGGCCAACGGCTGGGCGACGTCGGCCGATATCACCGCCGCTTCGACCGAGTTGACCGCCGCGCTGACCAAACTCCGCTCGCAGTCGCAAGCCCTGAGCTCGAACCTGCAGACCGTGCAGATCCGCCAGGACTTCACCAAGGCGATGATCAACACGCTCAACACCGGCGCCGACAACCTGACGCTGGCGGACAGCAACGAAGAAGGCGCGAACCTGCTCGCCCTGCAGACCCGCCAGCAGCTGTCGACGACGGCCTTGTCGCTGGCTTCGCAGGCCGACCAGAACGTTCTGAAGTTGTTCAGCTAA
- a CDS encoding flagellin, protein MSQIVLSAGVRSNLLQLQQTSDLITSTQTKLATGKRVNSALDNANNFFTAQGLDNRASDLNNLLDAMSTGINTIQAANNGITAITKLVQSAQSLVSQAQQTSDTATRASLSSQFDAIRTQIDQLAGDAGFNGTNLLNGDNLTVTLNETATSSTTVSGVTDTSTGLAINAAANSWAATADITTAGTDLTAALSTLRSQSQTLSSNLSTVQIRQDFTKAMINTLQAGSDALTLADSNEEGANLLALQTRQQLSTTALSLASQADQNVLRLFG, encoded by the coding sequence ATGTCTCAGATCGTTCTCTCCGCAGGCGTCCGTTCGAACCTGCTTCAGCTGCAGCAGACTTCGGACCTGATCACCTCCACCCAGACCAAGCTCGCCACCGGCAAGCGCGTCAACTCGGCCCTCGACAACGCCAACAATTTCTTCACGGCGCAGGGCCTCGATAACCGTGCCAGCGACCTGAACAACCTGCTCGATGCCATGTCCACCGGCATCAACACCATTCAGGCCGCCAACAACGGCATCACGGCGATCACCAAGCTGGTCCAGTCGGCCCAGTCGCTGGTCAGCCAGGCCCAGCAGACGTCGGATACCGCCACCCGCGCCAGCCTGTCCTCGCAGTTCGATGCGATCCGTACTCAGATCGACCAGCTCGCGGGCGACGCCGGCTTCAACGGCACCAACCTGCTCAACGGCGACAACCTCACGGTTACGCTGAACGAGACGGCGACCTCGAGCACGACGGTCAGCGGCGTGACCGACACCTCGACCGGTCTGGCCATCAACGCCGCCGCCAACAGCTGGGCCGCCACCGCGGACATCACCACCGCTGGCACGGACCTCACGGCCGCGTTGTCGACCCTTCGTTCGCAGTCGCAGACCCTGAGCTCGAACCTGTCGACCGTGCAGATCCGCCAGGACTTCACCAAGGCGATGATCAACACGCTGCAGGCCGGTTCGGACGCCCTCACCCTCGCCGACTCCAACGAGGAAGGCGCCAACCTGCTCGCCCTGCAGACCCGCCAGCAGCTGTCGACGACCGCTCTGTCGCTCGCCTCGCAGGCCGACCAGAACGTGCTCCGCCTGTTCGGCTAA